The following are encoded in a window of Rhabdothermincola sediminis genomic DNA:
- a CDS encoding acyl-CoA dehydrogenase family protein — protein MDFAYTAEDEAFRAELTEWLDENLEKFLAEHPHEGDGGDDAAGPGSGGIIAAMERRRAWQRKLNEGRWAAISWPEEWGGRAATVTQNVVYSETMARYRTPGIYNANGLWQIGPMIIRWGTDEQKQRWIPNILNADDHWCQGFSEPQAGSDLANLRTLAIRDGDDYVLNGQKIWISSAHIAKWGLFLVRTDPAAIAEGRKHEGITALIIDMEAPGIDVRPIRDIAGEEMFCEVFFDNARVPVDYRLGGEGEGWLVAMGTLGSERVGTAGLAIGMRADLDAMINLAKAVNPAALDDPEIRQRIARAHTDIEYTKLLNYRALSKILRNEKNWPEVPLAKLQWSHLAQTLAELAVDLLGPYGMMAKGAPDAVDGGAWNRLYVFQRYTSIGAGTTEVQKNIIADKAIKLPRK, from the coding sequence ATGGACTTCGCCTACACCGCCGAGGACGAGGCATTCCGGGCCGAGCTCACCGAGTGGCTGGACGAGAACCTCGAGAAGTTCCTCGCCGAGCACCCCCACGAAGGCGATGGCGGTGACGACGCAGCCGGTCCCGGCTCGGGCGGGATCATCGCCGCCATGGAGCGCCGGCGGGCGTGGCAACGCAAGCTGAACGAAGGGCGCTGGGCCGCGATCAGCTGGCCGGAGGAGTGGGGCGGCCGGGCGGCGACGGTCACCCAGAACGTCGTGTACTCCGAGACGATGGCGAGGTACCGCACACCGGGCATCTACAACGCCAACGGCCTGTGGCAGATCGGGCCGATGATCATCCGGTGGGGCACCGACGAGCAGAAGCAGCGGTGGATCCCCAACATCCTCAACGCGGACGACCACTGGTGTCAGGGCTTCTCCGAGCCGCAAGCCGGCAGCGACCTGGCCAACCTCCGGACCCTCGCGATCCGCGACGGCGACGACTACGTGCTCAACGGGCAGAAGATCTGGATCTCCAGCGCGCACATCGCCAAGTGGGGCCTGTTCCTGGTGCGCACCGACCCAGCCGCCATCGCCGAGGGACGCAAGCACGAGGGCATCACCGCGCTGATCATCGACATGGAGGCACCGGGCATCGACGTGCGACCCATCCGCGACATCGCCGGTGAGGAGATGTTCTGCGAGGTGTTCTTCGACAACGCCCGGGTGCCGGTCGACTACCGGCTCGGTGGCGAAGGTGAGGGCTGGCTGGTCGCCATGGGCACCCTGGGCTCCGAACGGGTGGGCACCGCCGGGCTCGCCATCGGCATGCGCGCCGACCTCGACGCGATGATCAACCTGGCCAAGGCGGTGAACCCGGCGGCGCTCGACGACCCCGAGATCCGGCAGCGCATCGCCCGGGCTCACACCGACATCGAGTACACGAAGCTGCTCAACTACCGGGCGCTGTCGAAGATCCTGCGCAACGAGAAGAACTGGCCGGAGGTGCCGCTGGCGAAGCTGCAGTGGAGCCACCTCGCGCAGACCCTCGCCGAGCTCGCCGTCGACCTGCTCGGCCCGTACGGGATGATGGCGAAGGGCGCCCCCGACGCGGTCGACGGCGGCGCGTGGAACCGGCTGTACGTGTTCCAGCGCTACACGTCGATCGGCGCGGGCACCACCGAGGTGCAGAAGAACATCATCGCCGACAAGGCGATCAAGCTCCCCCGCAAGTGA
- a CDS encoding LLM class F420-dependent oxidoreductase — MTRLGIITPVVTLNPRAHNPWEERAGVDEVVAVAQAADRLGFHHLTCSEHVAVSSAYDDTRGTRYWDPSATLSFLAARTQRIRLATHVLVLAYHHPLAIVKRYGTLDLLSGGRLILGVGVGSLREEFELLGASFEDRGRRADETLGVLRASFGRREVDGFVVDPSGVQRPPPIWVGGRSARSLRRAVELGDGWVPFGLATAQVREMLDRARGSEAWARRAQALEVVLWPEPPIDPLGDPAGAEQAIAAAVEAGATVVNLRFRSRSLAHHLEQMEAMAALR; from the coding sequence GTGACCCGGCTCGGGATCATCACCCCGGTCGTCACGCTCAACCCTCGCGCCCACAACCCCTGGGAGGAACGCGCCGGGGTCGACGAGGTGGTGGCCGTGGCGCAGGCCGCGGACCGCCTGGGCTTCCACCACCTGACCTGCAGCGAACACGTCGCCGTGTCATCTGCGTACGACGACACACGGGGAACCCGCTACTGGGATCCGTCGGCGACGCTGTCGTTCCTGGCTGCGCGCACCCAGCGGATCCGGCTGGCCACCCACGTGCTGGTGCTCGCCTACCACCATCCGCTGGCCATCGTGAAGCGCTACGGCACCCTCGACCTGCTGAGCGGCGGCCGGCTGATCCTCGGGGTGGGCGTCGGCTCGCTGCGGGAGGAGTTCGAACTGCTGGGCGCGAGCTTCGAGGATCGGGGACGGCGCGCCGACGAGACCCTCGGGGTGCTGCGGGCCTCGTTCGGACGGCGGGAGGTGGACGGGTTCGTCGTCGATCCGAGCGGCGTGCAGCGACCGCCGCCGATCTGGGTCGGGGGGCGCAGCGCCCGTTCACTGCGGCGGGCGGTCGAGCTCGGTGACGGGTGGGTGCCCTTCGGGCTGGCGACGGCTCAGGTGCGCGAGATGCTCGATCGGGCGCGCGGCAGCGAGGCCTGGGCCCGGCGGGCACAGGCGCTGGAAGTCGTGCTGTGGCCGGAGCCGCCCATCGACCCCCTCGGCGATCCCGCCGGTGCCGAGCAGGCGATCGCCGCGGCGGTCGAGGCGGGCGCCACCGTCGTGAACCTCCGGTTCCGCAGCCGGAGCCTCGCGCACCATCTCGAGCAGATGGAGGCAATGGCCGCGCTCCGGTGA
- a CDS encoding thiolase family protein: MSREAVIVDTVRTPIGKRKGALSGWHPTDLLAHTLRALLDRIGVDPERIDDVVGGCVTQAGEQGCNVTRNAWVAAGLPQSVPATSVDRQCGSSQQAVHFAAQAVIAGSYDLAIACGVESMSRAPMASNAAGGTGPFSADFLEACDGQLMTQFEVAQILAGRFGITRREMDEYAVRSHQRAHESTVDGHFGREMVPVPIKDEEGRETGELLTADEGIRPETTVEVLAALDSAAKWDPSIAPDITAGNSSQMSDGASAMLIADRAVAEQLGLPVRARIKHMVVGADDAVLVLSAPNPVTRKLLARTGLSIGDFDAIECNEAFAAIALMWAKEFQPDPERYNPRGGAIALGHPLGASGIRIMTTLLNHLEATGGRLGFQTMCEGGGQANATVIERLG, translated from the coding sequence ATGAGCCGAGAGGCCGTGATCGTCGACACCGTGCGCACCCCGATCGGCAAGCGGAAGGGCGCGCTGTCGGGCTGGCACCCCACCGACCTGCTGGCCCACACGCTGCGGGCCTTGCTCGACCGCATCGGCGTGGACCCCGAGCGCATCGACGACGTGGTCGGCGGGTGTGTGACCCAGGCCGGTGAACAGGGCTGCAACGTGACCCGCAATGCTTGGGTGGCGGCCGGTCTCCCACAGTCGGTGCCGGCCACGTCGGTCGATCGCCAGTGCGGTTCGTCGCAGCAGGCGGTGCACTTCGCTGCCCAGGCGGTGATCGCCGGCTCCTACGACCTGGCGATCGCCTGCGGTGTCGAGTCGATGAGCCGAGCCCCCATGGCCTCGAACGCAGCTGGCGGTACGGGCCCGTTCTCGGCCGACTTCCTCGAGGCCTGCGATGGGCAGTTGATGACCCAGTTCGAGGTGGCACAGATCCTGGCTGGCCGGTTCGGCATCACCCGCCGGGAGATGGACGAGTACGCGGTGCGCAGCCACCAGCGGGCCCACGAGAGCACGGTCGACGGGCACTTCGGGCGGGAGATGGTGCCCGTGCCCATCAAGGACGAGGAGGGCCGCGAGACCGGCGAGCTGCTCACCGCGGACGAAGGCATCCGCCCCGAGACCACCGTCGAGGTGCTCGCCGCGCTCGACAGCGCCGCCAAGTGGGACCCCTCGATCGCGCCCGACATCACCGCGGGCAACTCCTCGCAGATGAGCGACGGCGCCTCCGCGATGCTCATCGCCGACCGGGCGGTGGCCGAGCAGCTCGGCTTGCCGGTGCGGGCGCGGATCAAGCACATGGTGGTGGGGGCGGACGACGCAGTGCTGGTGCTCTCTGCCCCCAACCCGGTCACCCGCAAGCTGCTGGCTCGTACCGGCCTGTCGATCGGCGACTTCGACGCCATCGAGTGCAACGAGGCCTTCGCGGCCATCGCCCTCATGTGGGCCAAGGAGTTCCAGCCAGACCCAGAGCGGTACAACCCCCGGGGCGGAGCCATCGCGCTCGGTCACCCGCTCGGCGCCAGCGGCATCCGCATCATGACCACGCTGCTGAACCACCTCGAGGCCACGGGGGGGCGCCTGGGCTTCCAGACCATGTGCGAGGGGGGCGGCCAGGCGAACGCCACCGTGATCGAACGCCTCGGCTGA
- a CDS encoding acetate--CoA ligase family protein: MTAPRTDVTGRPTALRQIDLDTFFRPRTVAVIGASDSAGRPNSAMWRKIRQWAEQAGAECYPVNPNRDQVDGVRCYRSVLDIPGDLDLAAILVGNAVEMFETVLEKKPRFAVIFAAGFNEVGPEGEALQRRLEQLIATGSTHVLGPNTNLNAFETFRDLPPPKIALITQSGHQGRPVFQAQEQGIALSHWAPTGNEADLEFADFAAYFADQPEVGVIAAYVEGFKDGRTLMLAADHAATAGKPIVAVKVGRTDEGRSMAKSHTGHLTGSDAVVSAVFRQYGITRVDGLDELTDVAATLARTKPPAQPGRRNVCIYAISGGTGAHMADLVAAAGLELAELTPASRQALREWIPGYLRVSNPVDSGGAPSADERGPKIVQTILEDPNIDMLICPITGALASMSRPMAQSLVDAAARTDKPILVVWGSPDSTDPVYTEVLLGSRLPVFRTFHNCVLAARAYFDHHDFLARYRSPFAKPVTRRSPAGARTDRLLSAGHPLSEHESKALLAAYGIPVTRDVLATSAAQAVRAAREIGFPVVLKVSSPDLPHKSDLGLVRVGLHTAAEVQRAFAELEATARKANRRATIDGVLVSELVSGGVETVVGVSQDELFGPVIMFGLGGVFVEVFEDVTFRVPPFGKDEALRMVQEVRGYKLLQGTRGRAPADVRALVEAIMKVQRLALDHAGTLAELDINPLMVRPKGQGVVALDALAIPRSTPQPTP; this comes from the coding sequence ATGACCGCTCCACGGACCGACGTGACGGGCCGGCCGACCGCCCTCCGCCAGATCGACCTCGACACCTTCTTCCGGCCCAGGACCGTCGCCGTCATCGGTGCCAGCGACTCCGCCGGGCGGCCCAACAGCGCCATGTGGCGCAAGATCCGCCAGTGGGCGGAGCAGGCGGGCGCCGAGTGCTACCCGGTCAACCCCAACCGCGACCAGGTCGACGGGGTGCGCTGTTACCGCTCCGTGCTCGACATCCCCGGCGATCTCGACCTCGCCGCGATCCTGGTGGGCAACGCGGTGGAGATGTTCGAGACCGTGCTGGAGAAGAAGCCCCGCTTCGCGGTGATCTTCGCCGCCGGCTTCAACGAGGTCGGCCCGGAGGGCGAGGCGCTCCAGCGGCGACTCGAGCAGCTCATCGCCACCGGCAGCACGCACGTGCTGGGACCGAACACCAACCTCAACGCCTTCGAGACCTTCCGCGACCTGCCACCCCCGAAGATCGCGCTCATCACCCAGAGCGGACACCAGGGCCGACCGGTGTTCCAGGCGCAGGAGCAGGGCATCGCCCTGTCGCACTGGGCGCCGACGGGCAACGAGGCCGATCTCGAGTTCGCCGACTTCGCCGCCTACTTCGCCGACCAGCCCGAGGTCGGCGTCATCGCCGCCTACGTAGAAGGGTTCAAGGACGGGCGCACCCTCATGCTCGCCGCCGACCACGCGGCCACCGCCGGCAAGCCGATCGTCGCGGTCAAGGTGGGCCGCACCGACGAGGGCCGCTCCATGGCCAAGTCCCACACCGGTCACCTAACCGGCTCCGACGCTGTGGTTTCCGCCGTGTTCCGCCAGTACGGCATCACTCGGGTGGACGGGCTCGACGAGCTCACCGACGTGGCCGCCACGCTCGCCCGCACCAAGCCCCCGGCACAGCCCGGCCGGCGCAACGTGTGCATCTACGCCATCTCGGGGGGCACCGGCGCGCACATGGCCGATCTGGTCGCCGCCGCCGGCCTCGAGCTGGCCGAGCTCACCCCCGCCAGCCGGCAGGCACTGCGGGAGTGGATCCCGGGCTACCTGCGGGTCTCCAACCCGGTCGACTCGGGTGGCGCGCCCTCCGCCGACGAGCGAGGCCCCAAGATCGTGCAGACGATCCTCGAGGACCCGAACATCGACATGCTCATCTGCCCCATCACCGGCGCGCTGGCCTCGATGAGCCGACCCATGGCCCAGAGCCTGGTCGACGCGGCCGCCCGCACCGACAAGCCGATCCTGGTGGTGTGGGGGTCCCCCGACAGCACCGACCCCGTCTACACGGAGGTGCTGCTGGGATCCCGGCTGCCCGTGTTCCGCACCTTCCACAACTGCGTACTGGCGGCGCGTGCCTACTTCGACCACCACGACTTCCTCGCGCGCTACCGCTCGCCGTTCGCCAAGCCCGTCACCCGGCGCTCGCCGGCCGGGGCCAGGACCGACCGCCTGCTCAGCGCCGGGCACCCGCTCAGCGAGCACGAGTCCAAGGCGCTGCTCGCGGCGTACGGCATCCCCGTGACCCGCGACGTGCTCGCAACCTCGGCCGCGCAGGCGGTGCGGGCGGCGCGCGAGATCGGCTTCCCCGTGGTGCTCAAGGTGAGCTCGCCCGACCTGCCCCACAAGTCCGACCTCGGTCTGGTGCGCGTCGGCCTGCACACGGCCGCGGAGGTCCAGCGGGCGTTCGCCGAGCTGGAGGCCACCGCCCGGAAGGCGAACCGCAGAGCCACCATCGACGGGGTGCTGGTCTCCGAGCTGGTCAGCGGCGGGGTGGAGACCGTGGTGGGGGTGTCCCAGGACGAGCTGTTCGGGCCCGTGATCATGTTCGGGCTCGGCGGGGTCTTCGTGGAGGTGTTCGAGGACGTGACCTTCCGGGTGCCCCCGTTCGGCAAGGACGAGGCGCTGCGGATGGTGCAGGAGGTCCGGGGCTACAAGCTCCTGCAGGGCACCCGGGGACGGGCGCCGGCCGACGTGCGGGCCCTGGTCGAGGCGATCATGAAGGTCCAGCGCCTGGCCCTCGACCACGCGGGCACGCTCGCCGAGCTCGACATCAACCCGCTGATGGTGCGACCGAAGGGCCAGGGCGTGGTTGCCCTCGACGCGCTGGCCATCCCCCGATCCACCCCCCAGCCGACCCCCTGA
- a CDS encoding thiolase C-terminal domain-containing protein, with amino-acid sequence MPTSGIKDATAIVGVGQTAFAKALPQSEKRLALEAILAALDDAGIDPSEVDGLASYTLETTEEIEIARNLGTDDITFFGQVGYGGGAGCAVVGHAAMAVATGQCTVAVAWRSRKRGAASARPWAGVSSRVRGNQQWSRPWGLLRPVDEIAMLTRRYLHTYGATRDQLANVALAFRKHANRNPGAMMHDKPLSREEYLAARWISEPLCLFDNCLESDGAGAVVITSTERARDTKHVPALVHGFAQSIPKQHQTMTNFFCDDPLLGPSWACAELLWRQADFGPAEVDVAQIYDAFSPLVPLSLEGYGFCERGEGAAFTEDGNLEWDRGSLPTNTSGGGMSEAYVHGFNLIVEGVRQLRGESYCQVAGAETCLITSGEGVPTSALLLRRGEAGDR; translated from the coding sequence GTGCCCACCTCGGGGATCAAGGACGCCACCGCCATCGTGGGCGTCGGCCAGACGGCGTTCGCCAAGGCCTTGCCCCAGAGCGAGAAGCGCCTCGCGCTCGAAGCCATCCTGGCCGCGCTCGACGACGCCGGCATCGACCCCTCAGAGGTCGACGGCCTGGCGTCGTACACCCTCGAGACCACGGAGGAGATCGAGATCGCCCGCAACCTCGGCACGGACGACATCACCTTCTTCGGCCAGGTCGGCTACGGCGGGGGTGCGGGCTGCGCGGTGGTCGGCCACGCGGCGATGGCCGTGGCCACGGGGCAGTGCACGGTGGCGGTCGCCTGGCGATCGCGCAAGCGGGGGGCCGCCTCGGCTCGGCCCTGGGCGGGGGTGTCGAGCCGGGTGCGGGGCAACCAGCAGTGGTCCCGCCCGTGGGGGCTGCTGCGCCCGGTGGACGAGATCGCCATGCTCACCCGCCGCTACCTGCACACCTACGGCGCCACCCGCGACCAGCTGGCGAACGTGGCCCTCGCGTTCCGCAAGCACGCCAACCGCAACCCCGGGGCGATGATGCACGACAAACCCCTGTCGCGCGAGGAGTACCTCGCGGCCCGCTGGATCTCGGAGCCGCTGTGCCTGTTCGACAACTGCCTCGAGTCCGACGGCGCAGGTGCGGTGGTCATCACCAGCACCGAGCGTGCCCGGGACACCAAGCACGTGCCGGCGCTGGTGCACGGCTTCGCCCAATCGATCCCCAAGCAGCACCAGACCATGACCAACTTCTTCTGCGACGACCCCCTGCTCGGGCCGTCGTGGGCTTGCGCGGAGCTGCTGTGGCGGCAGGCCGACTTCGGTCCGGCGGAGGTCGACGTGGCCCAGATCTACGACGCGTTCTCGCCGCTCGTGCCGCTGTCGCTCGAGGGCTACGGCTTCTGCGAGCGGGGGGAGGGCGCCGCGTTCACCGAGGACGGCAACCTCGAGTGGGACCGGGGATCGCTGCCCACCAACACCTCCGGTGGCGGGATGAGCGAGGCGTACGTGCACGGCTTCAACCTCATCGTCGAGGGTGTGCGACAACTCCGGGGTGAGTCGTACTGCCAGGTGGCGGGGGCCGAGACGTGCCTGATCACCAGCGGCGAGGGTGTGCCCACCAGCGCGCTGCTCCTGCGGAGGGGCGAAGCCGGTGACCGCTGA
- a CDS encoding Zn-ribbon domain-containing OB-fold protein, with the protein MRGLASEGLLLPTIDEDSAPFWEGCLLGELRVQACAACGRRRVPPRPMCPSCRSFEDRWETTSGTGTIWSFVIAHPPLLPAYAQQAPYNVVVVTLDDDPGIRLVGNLVTGPGRPLGEIDPATIRIGEPVRVIFDRVADDVALPRWVRAGD; encoded by the coding sequence ATGAGAGGCCTCGCGAGCGAGGGCCTGCTGCTGCCCACCATCGACGAGGACTCCGCCCCCTTCTGGGAGGGGTGCCTGCTCGGTGAGCTGCGGGTGCAGGCCTGCGCGGCCTGCGGTCGGCGCCGCGTGCCGCCGAGACCGATGTGCCCGTCGTGCCGCAGCTTCGAGGATCGCTGGGAAACCACCTCGGGAACCGGCACGATCTGGTCGTTCGTCATCGCTCATCCGCCGCTGCTGCCCGCGTACGCGCAGCAGGCCCCGTACAACGTGGTAGTGGTGACCCTCGACGACGACCCGGGCATCCGCTTGGTCGGCAACCTGGTGACCGGTCCCGGACGCCCGCTCGGGGAGATCGACCCGGCCACGATCCGCATCGGCGAGCCGGTACGAGTGATCTTCGACCGGGTGGCCGACGACGTAGCACTCCCCCGCTGGGTGCGGGCCGGGGACTGA
- a CDS encoding bifunctional acetate--CoA ligase family protein/GNAT family N-acetyltransferase codes for MADAREEPVRYPAEWEFDAVLADGGTVHVRPIRPDDAAAHLAFFERLSPETRYYRFFSPKATLTPEESRRFTEVDYRDRFALVALHGDDIIAVARYERQGAGPDAEVAFVIDDANQGRGIGTLLLEYLAAAAHDNGITRFTAEVLPDNRRMLGVFHDAGYRTVAQLDAGVVRVELLLEQTERSRAAVEHREHVAEAASIRRMLCPRSVAVIGASHEPGTIGHHLFLNVLAGGFAGPAYPVNPSVPHVASVPSYPSVLDIPGEVDLAVIAVPAAKVPAVVDQCVAKAVKGLVVISAGFSETGAEGAALELDVVTRARRGGLRLIGPNCLGIANTAVGLNATFAPRVPSRGRVAFQSQSGALGIALLEWTDRLGIGLSSFVSVGNKADVSGNDLLQYWEDDPETDVILLYLESFGNPRKFSRIARRVSPRKPIVAVKSGRSASGVRAASSHTAAAASLEVAVSALFHQTGVIRVDTIDELFDMAQVLVSQPLPDGPRVAIVGNSGGPGILAADACDGAGLDVVTLAPSTQASLRALLGPNAAVTNPVDMVASATPAHYEQALRLVLADENVDAVIVIFTPPLVTRADEVAEAIASAVEGATKPVLANFLASRDVPAALQGGREGRRRIPSFPTPEPAAHALGRLVRYAAWKRRDPGRVPVFADIDRGRARQVVDAVLARTGSTATDTGVWLDAGDAVALLRAYGVAVLEVHPVSSADDAAGVAERVGFPVAVKAAAGGLVHKTDVGAVRLGLASPEQVREAFEQVTAAAADHGGGVVVQAMAESGVETIVGVVQDPAFGPLVMFGMGGVATELLADRAFRIVPVTDTDAAEVVRSLRASPLLFGYRGAAPVATDALEELLVRVGVLADELPEVIELDLNPVIATPAGVVAVDAKVRVRPVEPHRHDELRRVR; via the coding sequence ATGGCAGATGCCCGGGAAGAACCCGTCCGCTACCCGGCGGAATGGGAGTTCGACGCGGTGCTCGCGGACGGTGGCACGGTCCACGTCCGTCCGATCCGCCCGGATGACGCCGCCGCGCACCTGGCCTTCTTCGAGCGGCTGTCGCCAGAGACCCGCTACTACCGCTTCTTCTCCCCCAAAGCCACCCTCACCCCGGAGGAGTCGCGGCGGTTCACCGAGGTCGACTACCGCGACCGCTTCGCCTTGGTCGCGCTCCACGGTGACGACATCATCGCCGTGGCCCGCTACGAACGGCAGGGTGCGGGCCCGGACGCGGAGGTGGCCTTCGTCATCGACGACGCCAACCAGGGTCGGGGGATCGGCACCCTGCTCCTCGAGTACCTGGCCGCCGCGGCCCACGACAACGGCATCACCCGGTTCACCGCCGAGGTTCTACCGGACAACCGGCGGATGCTCGGCGTCTTTCACGACGCGGGCTACCGGACGGTCGCTCAGCTCGACGCCGGGGTCGTGCGGGTCGAGCTGCTCCTCGAGCAGACGGAGCGTTCGAGGGCCGCGGTCGAACACCGCGAGCACGTGGCGGAGGCCGCGTCGATCCGCCGGATGCTCTGCCCCCGCTCGGTGGCGGTGATCGGCGCCAGCCACGAACCCGGCACCATCGGTCACCACCTGTTCCTCAACGTGCTCGCCGGCGGCTTCGCCGGGCCGGCGTACCCGGTGAACCCCTCCGTCCCGCACGTGGCCAGCGTGCCGAGCTACCCGTCGGTGCTCGACATCCCCGGTGAGGTTGACCTAGCGGTGATCGCGGTGCCGGCGGCCAAGGTGCCGGCCGTGGTCGACCAGTGCGTCGCCAAGGCGGTGAAAGGGCTGGTGGTGATCAGCGCCGGGTTCAGCGAGACGGGCGCCGAGGGAGCGGCGCTCGAGCTCGACGTGGTGACCCGGGCCCGACGGGGCGGGCTGCGCCTGATCGGTCCCAACTGCTTGGGTATCGCCAACACCGCGGTGGGTCTCAACGCCACGTTCGCGCCCCGGGTGCCTTCCCGGGGACGGGTTGCGTTCCAGTCGCAGTCGGGGGCGCTCGGCATCGCCCTGCTGGAATGGACCGATCGGCTCGGGATCGGGTTGTCGTCGTTCGTGTCGGTGGGGAACAAGGCGGACGTGAGTGGCAACGACCTGCTGCAGTACTGGGAGGACGATCCCGAGACCGACGTGATCCTGCTCTACCTCGAGTCGTTCGGGAACCCGCGCAAGTTCAGCCGCATCGCCCGGCGGGTCTCGCCGCGCAAGCCCATCGTGGCCGTGAAGTCCGGCCGGAGCGCGTCGGGAGTCCGGGCTGCCTCCTCCCACACCGCGGCTGCGGCCAGCCTCGAGGTGGCGGTCAGCGCGCTGTTCCACCAGACGGGCGTGATCCGGGTCGACACCATCGACGAGCTGTTCGACATGGCCCAGGTGCTGGTCTCCCAGCCGCTGCCGGACGGTCCCCGGGTGGCGATCGTGGGCAACTCGGGTGGGCCTGGCATCCTCGCGGCAGATGCGTGCGACGGTGCCGGGCTCGACGTGGTCACCCTCGCGCCGTCGACACAGGCGTCGCTGCGCGCGCTGCTGGGGCCGAACGCGGCGGTCACGAACCCGGTGGACATGGTGGCCTCCGCCACCCCCGCGCACTACGAGCAGGCGTTGCGGCTGGTGCTGGCCGACGAGAACGTCGACGCGGTGATCGTGATCTTCACCCCACCGCTGGTCACCCGGGCCGACGAGGTGGCCGAGGCCATCGCGTCGGCTGTCGAGGGAGCCACCAAGCCGGTGCTGGCCAACTTCCTGGCCTCCCGGGACGTGCCGGCCGCCCTCCAGGGTGGCCGGGAGGGCCGCCGGCGCATCCCGTCGTTCCCCACCCCCGAGCCGGCGGCGCACGCGCTCGGTCGCCTGGTCCGCTACGCGGCCTGGAAACGGCGGGACCCGGGGCGGGTCCCGGTCTTCGCCGACATCGACCGGGGGCGGGCCCGGCAGGTCGTCGACGCGGTGCTGGCCCGAACCGGCAGTACCGCCACCGACACCGGCGTCTGGCTCGACGCCGGCGATGCGGTCGCGCTGCTGCGCGCCTACGGCGTCGCGGTGCTGGAGGTCCACCCGGTGTCCAGTGCGGACGACGCGGCGGGGGTGGCGGAGCGGGTCGGCTTCCCGGTGGCGGTGAAGGCCGCCGCCGGCGGCCTGGTGCACAAGACCGACGTGGGGGCGGTTAGGTTGGGGCTCGCCTCACCCGAGCAGGTCCGGGAGGCCTTCGAGCAGGTCACCGCCGCGGCCGCCGACCACGGTGGCGGTGTGGTCGTGCAGGCGATGGCCGAGTCGGGCGTCGAGACCATCGTGGGCGTCGTGCAGGACCCGGCGTTCGGGCCGCTGGTCATGTTCGGCATGGGTGGTGTGGCGACGGAGCTGTTGGCCGATCGGGCGTTCCGGATCGTGCCGGTCACCGACACCGACGCGGCGGAGGTGGTGCGGAGCCTGCGCGCCAGCCCGTTGCTGTTCGGTTATCGAGGGGCGGCGCCAGTGGCGACCGATGCGTTGGAGGAGCTGCTGGTGCGGGTGGGCGTGCTCGCCGACGAGCTCCCGGAGGTGATCGAGCTGGATCTGAATCCGGTGATCGCCACCCCGGCCGGTGTCGTCGCCGTGGACGCGAAGGTAAGGGTCCGCCCCGTCGAGCCCCACCGCCACGACGAGCTGCGCCGGGTGCGCTGA